Below is a genomic region from Bacillota bacterium.
GAGGGGCGGGAGGAATCCCGCCCCTTGTTTCTTGCTGGTGCTTAAGTCGTCAGCCCCTCAAATCCCGGCGATCAGCGTTCGGGCCTTAGCGAGGGCCCCGTCGAGCCCGCCGGCCTCGGGCCCGCCGCCCTGGACGACGACCGGACTGCCGCCGCCGCGGCCGCCGATGGCCGGCAGGACTTCCTTGATCACCAGCCGCAAGTCGAGGTCGGCGAGGTCGGCCGAGCGGGCCATGGCCACCTGGGCCTGGTTGCCGTCGGTGGTGCCGAGGACGGCCGTGGTCCGCGGGTGGGCGGTGAGGCGGCCGCAGAGGAGTCTCAGCTCGGCCATGGGCCGCCCTTCGAAGCGGCGGACGGCCAGGCGCCGTCCGTCGGGGAGGGCCTCGGCCTCGGCCCAGAGGGCCTCGGCCTCCTGGGCGATCAGGGCCTCTCGGGCTTCCGTCAGGGCCTTACGATGGGCCTCAGCCTGTTCCAAGGTCTTCCTGGCGGCCTCCAACACCTCGGCCGGGGGCACCGAGAGCAATCCGGCCAGGCCTCGCGAGATGTGGTCCTTGAGGCGGTAGTCGCGGATGGCCCGCCCGCCGCAGACGAAGACGACCCGAAGGCTCTGGCGGACCCGATCGAGGCCGATGATCTTGATCGGGCCGATCTCACCGGTCCGCGCCGGGTGCGTCCCGCCGCAGGGGGACCAGTCGAAGTCGCCGACCTCGACGATTCGGATTCCCTCCCGCCGGGTTGGGGGCTTTCGCAAAGGTAGGCGCGACGCCTCTTCCCAGGTCATCCAGTGAGGGATGATCGGGCGGTCCTCGAGGACGACGGCGTTGGCCAGATCCTCGACGCGGTCGAGGTCCTCGGCGGGGATGGACGCCTTGTCGAGGTCGATGGTGACGACTTCCGCGCCGAGATGGAAGCCGACGGTGTTGGCGTCGCAGAGCTTCTCGAAGGCCGCCGACAGGAGGTGCTGCCCGGCGTGGTGCTGGCGATGGTCGCCCCGGCGGGCCGGGTCGATCTCGCCGTCGACCAGGCTGCCGACCACGGGCCAGGTCTCGGGCGAGCCGTCGGCGGGGGCCGGGCCGAGCACGTGAAGCACCCGGCCGGTCGCCTCATCCTCGATGACCCGGATGACGGGCCACCCCGAGAGGCGTCCGCGGTCGTCGGGTTGCCCTCCCGACTCCGGGTAGAAGGCCGTCCGGTCGAGGGTCAGCGTGGCCGAGCGGCCGTCCGGGGCGGGTTCACAACTGGTCACCGTGGCCTGGAAACTGGTCAGATATGGATCATCGTGGTAGAGTCGTTCGGAGCCGGGATGGCTCATGCTCTGAGAGAAGTCTCCTTCCGACGAAAGATGGCCAGTCCACCGAGGGCCGCCCCGAGGATGGCGACGACCGGTGTGACCAGCGCGGCGAATCCGGTGGTCACGGCCTGAAGCAGATCCAGGTAGAACTTGAAGCCGACCTTCAAGTTGGGAAGATACCAGGCGAAGTCGAGGCCGAAGTCGAGGACGGCCAGGAGGACCTGGAGGAAGATACCGTAGGCGATGAACAGGGATACGAACGCCCCGCCTTGGGCCACCGCCAGGGACCAGGGTACGCCCGCGCCACCCCGGGGGTTGCCGCCGGTCACCGCCGGCTGAAGGGCCTTTCGGCGCGACCCGGTGTAGACCCCGAAGATCAGGGCGGCCGCGGCGGCCGTCCCGGCGGCCTCAATCATCCGCCCGTTGAAGAAAGCCATGATCTGATCCTCGCTGTTGAAGGCGGACAGCGACCAGACATAGTGGTGGACGAGGAAGAACGACAGGTTGTAGAGGGCGAAGTAGAGGACCGCGCCGCCGAGGGCGGGGAGGAGGAGGGGATTCTTGCGCCAGAGCCAGATGATCAGGGTGAGCGGGACCAGAGCCAGAACCAGGATGACCGGCAGCCGACCCAGTTGGCCGGCCCGGATCATCGACGCCCGGGCGGCCGACCGGGAGCGATCGAGGTCCACCAGGGCCTGGTCGGCGAACTTGGCGGCATCGGCGTAGTCGCCGGAGGCCACCGCCTGCTCGGCCTGGACCATCGACTCAGGACGCCCGACGATGGCCCGGTTGAGGGTCTGGCCGTAGGCGCCGGCAAACGAACCTTCGGTCTTGGCCAGGGCCAGCGCCTTTTCGGCTCGGTCGGCCGGGGAGAGGTCCAGCGCTTCCCAGTCCACCCGGCCGAGGGTGTTGGCCGGGAAGGAAGTTCCGAGGAGGGCGGCGATGGTCGTGGCCACGTCACCCTGCCCGCCCTCGCCGGCGGCCAGGACCGGGGTTCCGGGCTTGACACCCTTGCCGGCCATCACCACCGGCACCGCGGTGACCGCGGGTTCCCAGCCACCGTGCCCGCCCGTCTTGACGTGACCGTGGTCGGCGGTGACGATGACCGTGGCCTTGGCCAGGTCGACGTGCTTTAGGAACTCACCGATCCGGGCATCGATGCCCTGGGCCGCCTTCAGGTATTCGGGACTGCCGCCGCCGTGGGCGTGGCCCTGCTCATCGGTGTCGGAGTAGTGGACGAGGATGAAGTTCAACGGCGGGTCCTGGGTGACCAGCTTGATGCTGGCGTCGCGGGTCAGGTCGTCGTACTGGTCGGACCATTCGTAGTAGTATTTCTCATCCCAGTATGGCCCGACCAACTCGTCCCAACCCTTCCCCCCGGCCACGCCGGTCCGCAGGCCGGCCCGCTTGGCGGCCGCCTCGATGCTGTCGACCTTGAGGGCGCCCTCGTACCAGTTGGTCGTCACCCCGTGGTACTCCTGATAGGTCCCGCTGGCCAGAACGGCCGCGCCCGGGGTCGACAAGGAGGGTTGCCCGGTGGTCACGGTGAAGGACGCACCCTTCTGCCGTAGGCTGTTGAGGACGGCCATCTGCTTCGAGACATCCACCCGGAGGCCGTCGATGATGATCAGGATGACCTGATCCGTCAGGGCCTTGGTCCGGCCGGCCGGAGTAAGTTGATAGGCGTATTTGCTCCGGTAGTCGACGACCTTGTTCCACTCGGCCGTCGTCAGGTTCTTAGAATAATACCCCAGGGCCGCCAGAAGGATCGGGATGATCAAGACGGCCACCCAAGTCTTGGCCCGCTGGCTCACGGCCACGCACCCCCCGCTGAGATCGCTCGGGCCTTAGCCGAAGGCGCCCGCTGCCCCACCGGAATGAGGCTCGCGGGCGCTTAGTAGCGACGACGCATCAGTGGTGATAATTCAGACGGTCCCGAGCATTGCCCATGATTCCATGCCCGGCCGGGATTTTCCTGCCGAAATTTCACCGGCCCACCAGGACACGGCAGGAAACCCATGAGAATGGGGAGAAAGGGTCAACCCGTTCCTTTTTTGCGCTTCGGCTTTCGTTTTGCGACTGTTGGCGCCGAACCCGCATTGACCCCGGAGAGCCGGGGCGCCGAGAGGGGGGGCAGGACCGATGAGAGTCATGGACGAGGCCCGTTTTGGGGCGGGCCGGACCTTTGCCGCATACGCCGCCGACTCGGTCGTCGCCGGTCCGGCCCTCCAGACCAACTACCAGGAGACCGCGGTCCCGGCGGAGACCGTGGCGGCCGTGGGGGACCTGGTCCGCAGGGCCGGCGGAAGGATCAATGTCGTTGTCGTCTCCGAGGAATGGTGTCCGGACTGTCAGGACAACCTGCCGGTCTTGGCCAAGCTGGCTGACACGGTCCCCGGGATGAGCCTGCGGGTCTTCGGCCGCGACGCCAGCCCCGACCTTGTTCGTGAGTACTCGGTCGAAGGGAAGATGAGAATCCCGACGGCCGTTTTTTACGACCCCGCATGGCGGGAGATCGCCCGGTGGATCGAACGCCCGGCCAAGGCCGCCGGACTGATGGAGAAGGCCGGGGGTGAAGTAAGGCGGGCCGTGCGAGAGCAATATAAGTATGGTCTGCGCGAAGAGACGATGAGGGAAGTAACTGAGGCCGTCGGGCTGAAGCTTTAGCCGAAGTTGGTCAGCCGCCATCGGAGGTCCTGGGTTCACTCAGAACGGCCGTGCCGTCCGGCGCCCGGGGGCGCGGGTCTGCGTGAACTGTTGAGGACATAATTGACTTTATGTCTACATATAGACGCCGGAGGGAGAACCATTGCCAGAGAAAGAGCGGGCTTACCAGTTGCGGTTATCGGACAAACCTGAAGGAGGAGACGGCAAGGCTGTGAGCGACAACAAGATTACCGTCAGCGTCATCAAGGCGGACGTTGGCGGATACGTCGGTCATTCCAGCGTTCACCCAGCTCTGCTGGCCAGGGCCAAGGAGTGCCTGTCGCGGGCCGACAAGGAACACCTCCTGGTGGACTATCACGTGGCCTCGGTGGGTGACGACATCGACCTGATCATGACCCACCGCCGCGGCATCGACAACCCGGAGATCCACCAGCTCGCCTGGGAGACGTTCAAGGCCTGCACCGAGGTGGCCCGTGAGCTCAAGCTCTATGGAGCCGGGCAGGACCTCCTGTCGGACGCCTTCTCCGGCAACATCCGCGGGCTCGGCCCGGGGGTGGCCGAGATGGAGTTCGTCGAACGGGTCTCGGAGCCCATCATCGTCTTCATGGCCGACAAGACCGAGCCGGGGGCCTGGAACTTCCCGCTCTTTAAGATGTTCGGCGATCCCTTCAACACCATCGGTCTGGTCATCGACCCCAAGATGCACCAGGGCTTCAAGTTCGAAGTCCACGACCTTATCGAACACAAGAAGATCATCTTCTCCCTGCCCGAAGAGCTCTATGACATGCTCGTCTTCATCGGCGCGCCGGGGCACTACTGCATCAAGGGCATCTACAACAAGGCCACCGGGGAGATCGCCGCCGTCTCCAGCACCCAGCGGCTCAACCTGATGGCCGGCCGCTACGTCGGCAAGGACGACCCGGTGATGGTGGTCCGCTGCCAGAGCGGGCTGCCGGCGGTCGGGGAGGCCCTCGAGCCCTTTGCCAACCCCCACCTGGTCTCCGGATGGATGCGGGGTTCCCACACCGGGCCTTTGATGCCGGTCGGCCGGGCCCAGGCCACCCCGACCCGGTTCGATGGACCGCCGCGAGTCGTCGCCCTCGGCTTCCAGCTGGCCAACGGCAAGCTCGTCGGGCCGCAGGACTTCTTCGCCGACGTCGCCTTCGACGGGGCCAGGGCCAAGGCCAACGAGATCGCCGACTACATCCGTCGCCTCGGGCCCTTCGAGCCGCACCGGCTGCACCTCGAGGAGATGGAGTACACGACGCTTCCCGACGTGATGAACCGGATCAAGGATCGCTTCCAGGACCTCGGCGACTGAAGGCTGGGCGGATACGGCGGTGCCGACGCCCCCGGGCGGTGCCGACGGGGATCACTGATGGACTCAATGAGGGCAAGCTTCAGCGACAGGGCGTCCCCGCGGGGACGCCCTGTCCGCGCCTCCCGTGGGCCCGGGCCGCGGCGCCCCGGCGGGGCAAGGGATTTGGGACTCCCCGGCGGAGCAGGTAAGAAGGATTGCGGCCGGGCCGGTCTAATCTTCTTAGGTATTTCCGGAGAGATGGACAGCCTACTGCGAGGAGGCAACCAGTTGATCAAGATCGTCACCGACAGCGCCACCGATGTGCCCGACGACCTGATCCGGCGATACGGCATCACCAGCGTGCCGAACTACGTCCGGATCGGGCAGCGGGTCTACCGGGACATGGTCGAGATCGACCAATCCGAGATCCTCCGACGGATGGTCGTCGACAAGGTCGTCGTCAAGACCTCCCAGTGCTCTCCGGGGGACTTCCTCCAGGCCTACCGCGAGTTGACCGCCGATGGCTCGACGGTGATCTCGATCCACCTCTCCTCGAAGCTCAGCGGGATCTATCAGTCGGCCACCCTGGCCCGCACCATGCTGCCCGACCGCGACATCCACGTCGTCGACACGGGGACGGGTTCGATGGCCTCGGGCTTCGCCGTCATCGCCGCCGCCAGGCTGGCCCATCTCGGGAAGACCAGGGAGCATATCCTTCAGGCGGC
It encodes:
- a CDS encoding DHHA1 domain-containing protein, translating into MSHPGSERLYHDDPYLTSFQATVTSCEPAPDGRSATLTLDRTAFYPESGGQPDDRGRLSGWPVIRVIEDEATGRVLHVLGPAPADGSPETWPVVGSLVDGEIDPARRGDHRQHHAGQHLLSAAFEKLCDANTVGFHLGAEVVTIDLDKASIPAEDLDRVEDLANAVVLEDRPIIPHWMTWEEASRLPLRKPPTRREGIRIVEVGDFDWSPCGGTHPARTGEIGPIKIIGLDRVRQSLRVVFVCGGRAIRDYRLKDHISRGLAGLLSVPPAEVLEAARKTLEQAEAHRKALTEAREALIAQEAEALWAEAEALPDGRRLAVRRFEGRPMAELRLLCGRLTAHPRTTAVLGTTDGNQAQVAMARSADLADLDLRLVIKEVLPAIGGRGGGSPVVVQGGGPEAGGLDGALAKARTLIAGI
- a CDS encoding alkaline phosphatase family protein — protein: MSQRAKTWVAVLIIPILLAALGYYSKNLTTAEWNKVVDYRSKYAYQLTPAGRTKALTDQVILIIIDGLRVDVSKQMAVLNSLRQKGASFTVTTGQPSLSTPGAAVLASGTYQEYHGVTTNWYEGALKVDSIEAAAKRAGLRTGVAGGKGWDELVGPYWDEKYYYEWSDQYDDLTRDASIKLVTQDPPLNFILVHYSDTDEQGHAHGGGSPEYLKAAQGIDARIGEFLKHVDLAKATVIVTADHGHVKTGGHGGWEPAVTAVPVVMAGKGVKPGTPVLAAGEGGQGDVATTIAALLGTSFPANTLGRVDWEALDLSPADRAEKALALAKTEGSFAGAYGQTLNRAIVGRPESMVQAEQAVASGDYADAAKFADQALVDLDRSRSAARASMIRAGQLGRLPVILVLALVPLTLIIWLWRKNPLLLPALGGAVLYFALYNLSFFLVHHYVWSLSAFNSEDQIMAFFNGRMIEAAGTAAAAALIFGVYTGSRRKALQPAVTGGNPRGGAGVPWSLAVAQGGAFVSLFIAYGIFLQVLLAVLDFGLDFAWYLPNLKVGFKFYLDLLQAVTTGFAALVTPVVAILGAALGGLAIFRRKETSLRA
- a CDS encoding thioredoxin family protein produces the protein MRVMDEARFGAGRTFAAYAADSVVAGPALQTNYQETAVPAETVAAVGDLVRRAGGRINVVVVSEEWCPDCQDNLPVLAKLADTVPGMSLRVFGRDASPDLVREYSVEGKMRIPTAVFYDPAWREIARWIERPAKAAGLMEKAGGEVRRAVREQYKYGLREETMREVTEAVGLKL
- the fbp gene encoding fructose-1,6-bisphosphate aldolase/phosphatase codes for the protein MSDNKITVSVIKADVGGYVGHSSVHPALLARAKECLSRADKEHLLVDYHVASVGDDIDLIMTHRRGIDNPEIHQLAWETFKACTEVARELKLYGAGQDLLSDAFSGNIRGLGPGVAEMEFVERVSEPIIVFMADKTEPGAWNFPLFKMFGDPFNTIGLVIDPKMHQGFKFEVHDLIEHKKIIFSLPEELYDMLVFIGAPGHYCIKGIYNKATGEIAAVSSTQRLNLMAGRYVGKDDPVMVVRCQSGLPAVGEALEPFANPHLVSGWMRGSHTGPLMPVGRAQATPTRFDGPPRVVALGFQLANGKLVGPQDFFADVAFDGARAKANEIADYIRRLGPFEPHRLHLEEMEYTTLPDVMNRIKDRFQDLGD
- a CDS encoding DegV family protein, with translation MIKIVTDSATDVPDDLIRRYGITSVPNYVRIGQRVYRDMVEIDQSEILRRMVVDKVVVKTSQCSPGDFLQAYRELTADGSTVISIHLSSKLSGIYQSATLARTMLPDRDIHVVDTGTGSMASGFAVIAAARLAHLGKTREHILQAARAMAERARIFLTCDSLECICRNGRISRAQALIGSLFSIRPVLSVQDGVLAAVDRVRGAQKVIPRLVELCRQHIPEGTRVSVAVGHVDVLDRAKALAAELQKVLNIGEMFIFRTGAAITANLGPGTFGVMFCPEEPITS